In the genome of Ziziphus jujuba cultivar Dongzao chromosome 10, ASM3175591v1, the window GCAATCTCCAGTCAATCCatgaaggaaaaaacaaagTACCATCTCCACAGCAAGCACAGTCCAAAGGTTTAGAATAACTGTCTctagaaaatataaatgtacCTGCTGAAAGAGGGAAATGCATGTTAATATCTAGTTGAAATACCACAACCACAAATACCCAGAAAGATGGCAACAGATGATgcaacacaaaaacaaagaaaaattgaacacatgcatatgtatatactgtttatttcaaatttcacttcttaaaaatattaaattaacacctCTTCCaaaagacaaacaaagcattCAAAATAACAAAGGAAAGCTCAGTTAAAGCTTAATTAAAAGTAATGCCAGTAAAATACCTCAAAACATTTCAGCGCCTATCAGTTTTTCCAGTTGAGCGTTTTCCAGAGAACAAGTGCTTTGGTTTCAAAGTTGGAATTACCCTATCTGCCTCTCCACGACGAGCATCTTTGTTCCTCTTCTTGACGGATTTCTTTGCAAGTTTCAGTGCCTTGCCCTTTTGTGCAACATCCTTGAAGCCCTCACCAGGAACAACTTCAGTTGGTGGCCTTGACCTTGACCTTGACCTTGATCTGGACAAAGACCTCAGGCGCTGCTTCTTGTTGGGTGTGTCCACATCCATATCCATAACATCACCATCAGTATCTCCCCTGTCAAGCGACCTCTCCCTCTTCCGGCCTCTGGACTTGCTCCGGGCTCGGTTAATCGCCAAACTTGGATCGAGCCCCAAAGCTGATAGCTGTCTCCCCATTCTCTTTGTTGTGAATTCCTTGTCCTTGTCAAATTTCCTTGGTACAGTTGGCCTACTTTCTGCTGTGCTTTTCTTGATCCTATGCTGTTGAATGAGCaaggttttctttttcctgATCTCAGCCAATGCCCTTAGCTCTTCTGGAGTCAGTTCCTTCCCATCCAtctcaaaatcatcatcatcttcctctgcCTGTCGTAGTCCTTCTTCTTGTTCCAGCTCTTCAAGCCTTTGTAATATATCAACATCAACAAAATCATATACGTTGTGTCCATCAAGAATTTCCGGCATTATATCTTCCTTCCATTCATCATTGGCTAAGATGTAGTTCTTCTTCAAACTGGCAGAATACACACCTGCGCCTCCATTTTCCTCTTCCAAATCCTTTTCCGTTTTCCTATTTACCTTCTCTGCTGCTTGCTTTGCCTTGGCTTCCAAAACAGCCTGAGGTATACAAGGTGGCCTTTCCTTCTGGTCACGTGTCTTTGGTATTGCTACATGAAACCTGTTCAGGCagtcattaatttttttggatttcaTCTTCAATTCCACCCTCTGATTCAATAACCTCTCACAAGCTGCATTTTTTACGGCAATCACCCCATCCTCAGTCAAAGTGCTCATACTCAACAGAACATCTTCGTCATTTGTAGGCTCACCTCCTTGACCAATCACAGTCTTCATGGCTTCAGCTTTCATCTCCATGACCAACTTCATGTCTTCCTCAGGAATGCTCTCCAGAGGCTGCAAATCAATTTTATTGCAGACTATAGTCAAGGGTTTGTTCATGAACAATGACTTGATACTGTGAAAAAGTGCTGCCTGTTGGGCAATGCTATAGCCACAAGACCCCGAGACGTCCAAGAAGAACAATACAGCAGCTCTCAAATGTGCCAGAGCTGTGATACTGCACATCTCAATTATGTTGCGGTCTTCAAAAGGACGATCCAAAATACCTGGTGTATCAATAACTTGATACCTCAGGTATTTATAGTCTGTATGACCCACAAAGAGTGACTTTGTGGTAAAAGCATAAGGTTGGACATCCACATCTGCTCTAGTAATCTTGTTAATGAATGAGCTCTTGCCAACATTAGGATACCCACAAATCAAAATGGTTCGGGTGTTGGGGTCAATTGAAGGTAGCCTTGCCATATGTTGTCTAATTTGCTCTAAGTAAGCCAAACTAGGGCCAATCCTTTTTATCACAGTACACATGCGGCCAAGAGCGGCAACCTTCAGGCATTTGCATCTGTAAAGCGAATCCCCATACTTCAACAATTTGACATAATCTTTAGAAATCTTACTAATAAGGTTCCTTGCGGTGTTGATTTGCCCAAGTGCAAGCTTGTAATGGTCTTTGTTGTAGAGAACATGAAGAAGATCACTATAAAATGGATGGATATCATCCAGTCTAGGGAACTCATCAATGATTGTGGAAAGCTTTTCATGAAAGTTCTGTTGGGTATACTTCACTTTCCGCATATAAAACTGACGAAGACGGGAAATGGCATACCCCTTATGAACAACAGTCGGAGTCTGCCTTTGAGTGCGAGAAAGGATGATGTCAATGAAGTCCTTCCCATTTGGAACCACAGTAATCTTCTTAaaattatactgcaccatatttCCTTCCTATTCTGTGACAATTaaagcagaaaaaaaataaataaacaaataaatgacaATATTTAACATATCTTCAACATAGCAAACACAAATTCTTATACCGGTTCCTGCTAATCCAAACTCATATACATAACATACTTTCATAATACCAAAACAGATCTCTTTGggaaatttctcaaatcaaaatcaatcgATAGTTAGTGGCAACAGCATATACCAttccaataaaatttacaaattaaagcttaaaatcttttttttctttttttttttcatctttccaaccaaacaaaacaaattggtATTAAAAACCCAACAACGATTTCAAACTGTTTAACTTCAAAACTtaattttgaccaaaaaaaaaaaaaaaaagagaaagaaaagaaaacaacaagTCTTAGGATCCAAAAAagcttttttaagaaaaaataatagaaaagaaaaacagacaATCAAGGGGTTGAAGCCATTACAGCATTAAGAAggagaaaacaaagaaataaaaaagaaaatggagaattTGCGAGGCTTACCTTGCGACGGCGATGTTGGAACAGAGAGGAGCGGCTTAAACCCTCGTCTAAAGAGAGTGAGGGTCGGCGGCTGTATATTATCAATAGGGTGAATAacactttgtttttttaaaaaaattatataaatgcttttgagaaaaaataaattaataacaccgtggcattttttattatatattattattatataatgagggggggaaaaaaaaaaaaaaaggctagttatatagcatacaaaaaaaataatttagttataTAGTGttatgtttctatttttttctttaaactttttgCATAGTCAATCAGGAAgaagaaatagatttttttttaaaaataacaaatattgagatgttgttttatcatttttgtGATAACTGGTAAATACTAATAATCAGTTTCGCTTAGCATGATGTTtcataatttttccttttattttttttttcttttaggtcagcatgtaaaatgtaaaaattcaatccaaaagtttcattgaaaaacaaaaaaaaaataaaaaattcttcctTTATCCAGAGTTTGGAGCTTTGAAGAGGCCAACAATGGCGAGAGCAGTGGGAGTGCTGAGAGTTGTGGGAGTGATGGCGATGCCTTCTTCTATCCCTCTTAAACCCCATATTTCTTTCTTCCACAACCGAACTTCTTTGTTCCTCAGACCCCTCTCTGCTGTCTCTGCCTCTGTCGCCTCTTCCACTGAGCTTCTAACGCCGAATTCAATAGAGAGCTTCAATATCAGCCTTCAACCTTACTTGTCCTGTTGCATGCCCCATAAACGCTTCAGGGTCGCTGTGTTGGTCAGTGGTGGAGTCGATAGTAGCGTTGCTCTTCGCCTTCTTCGCGCAGCTGGACACTCCTGCACCGCTTTCTATCTCAAAATTTGGTTCCAAGTAagttccttttcattttttccgGGGATAAGAGTATTGGGTTTTGCTTCGTTTTGATGTTTTTGGCTCAGGGAGAATTGGAAGTAATAATGTGGGACAGATTGAGTTTTTGAATATTATGGCTGAAAAAGTAGAAAACTTTGAAAACTTTTCAATGGTTTTAAACATGGACTGGTGATGCTAAGCATTGCATATTCATTTCTTCTagtgattttgactttttgcgaGTATGTTGGGTTTTTCCAGAAGAGAAACCTGGCTCTAATATGTGTTCCTTTGTAGGAAGATTTTGAGAATTTTTGGTCAGAATGCCCCTGGGAAGAAGATTTGAAGTATGCCAAAGCTGTTTGTAGTCAGGTAAGTGTGTGGCATTTGTAAATTGTATTGAAGTTGTTACAATGCATTTTGGAGTGAAAAGAATTTGTTAGGAAATAGGACATTTTTCAATCCTTTGGTGCTCCATATAAAGTTTGCATCTTAGCATTTACATGTTCCAGAAATTCATTAGTTCCAGCTATGCACACATGTATTCACCTGCCTTTTGATGTTTACTATATGTCTTGCATTCATTGGTTCTAAAGCTGCTAATCTATCTGTGCACATTTTCAATGAAAGCCAATTTCTTATGTTTGTAACAGAGCTTTGTATTGATTTCCTTGGTACGGGTTTATGTAAGAGAGAGACTTAATTATTAAAACTGACATTTGTTTTCAGGTTGATGTTCCATTAGAAGTTGTGCATTTGACGGATGAATACTGGGAGAATGTGGTATGAAGTGCCGCTTTgattgcttctttttctttgtccAGAACATGTATTATAGATAGTTATTTTCCTTATGTATGGTCCATTTGTGTTTTGCTTCACAATCATATTTTGCATCTTCAACTGTTACTTTTTCTATGTAAGCCTAATCCTGCATCCTTCTTCACTATTCCCAGCTACTTATCAGGCAAAGATTCTGTATTGAAGTAGATGCACCagattcaaataatttataaactttagGCTAGGCATGATATGTAGAACTTACATTCTCTATTCTTCTGTCCGAAAGTACTTTCATAGTTTTCAACCTGAGGTGAAAGCTTAAAATTTCCAATGTGGATTACAAGGAAATTGGacgtttcattgtttttctgaaTTCAATATTATAGTGTTGATGTTGTCTGTTTTCTTCTTTAGTCATCTTCTTGTTGGGTAAGTAGATGAAGACATTGAAGTTTTATTCCCTGCAAGTAAGTATTGAAAATTATTGGTCCATGTTTCAGGTGTCTTACATTATTGATGAATATCGATGTGGCCGTACTCCTAACCCTGATGTTCTTTGCAATACAAGAATAAAATTTGGTATATGGTCAACATAATTTAAGTTGCAACTCTGTCGTTAGATCCATTTCTggtttattatctttttaagcTTGTCAATTGTTGTTCAGGTGCATTCATGGATGCAATCAGCAAGATGGACTTCGACTATGTGGCTTCTGGACATTATGCAAATGTTATCCATTCAAGTAGAAGTCAGACAGACAATATTACTGTTTTAGAACTATCAAATGATATGGTACTTAATATCTTTCTGTTTATTGTTTGACACAATAACTTTATGAGTTTCTAATGCTAGTCTTTCCATGTGCAAAATATTTCATACGAATCAAGAGGCTTGGTTTTTATTTGGTCAGTATCATTCATTTAGGTAAATTGTTCTGTGCTAGATGCAGCGAAGGACTTACCTTAATCTAAAAGTGCGATAATATACATAGTATGTGGTGTTATGTGTCTGTGGAGTTTTTACATCGTGTTTTTGCTTGTCAATTTCATTCTGATAATATTCTGACAAAGCTTTAGTTACTTTGGACAATTTGTATCTGAATACTGCTggttttttatatcttttactTGGCTTTTTAGGTGAAGGATCAGACATACTTCCTTTCACATCTTTCTCAGGCCCAGCTTAAGCGACTAATCTTCCCACTTGGCTGTGTCTCAAAGGTTAGTGAGGGCTAGTTCTATTGCATTGCATAAAGTTTCATGGTTTTTGACTTGGTTGTATCTCAAAGGTTTTTGACTTAAAGTTTCATGGTTTTACTTCTTATCACAGAAGCTCTTTCAGGCATGTTTCAGTTCTAATTCCTATGTTTTTTCTTATGTGAGTTTTACAGGAAGAAGTTCGCAAACTTGCCACCAAGTTCGATTTGCCTAACAAAGATAGAAAGGATTCGCAAGGAATATGTTTTCTTGGGAAGGTATGTCATTTGCTGGTGATCCTGGTTCAATTTCTACACATTTTTTCCCATATATGTTATAAGTTCTTCCAATCCAGTTTTCTGTTTCCCATTGCAAATTATGTGTTTTTACTTGTTAGAATGGATCATAATATTTGTCGTTTCTCTAAATGACTTTGCAATGTCTGTTTCGAACATTCTTCTATCCAATTCATTTAAGTGGCCATGATTCTCAACAAGTGACTTTATTCAAGTTTAATCTGTTCTGTCTCTTTTTTTTCGCATGTAGATAAAGTTCAGTGAATTTGTTGCAAGACAGATAGGGGAGAAGGAAGGTATCATTTTAGAAGCTGAAACGGGAGATTTACTTGGAAAGCATAGGGGGTTTTGGTTCTATACAATAGGTCAACGTCAAGGTCTACGCCTCCCAGGAGGACCCTGGTATGCTTTCTCAATTTTCAGTTGCCATATCACTTTTAAATTTTGCTTGCGACTTTTGTCTATCCATTTCTTTTAtatcacttttaaatttttcttgcGACTTTTGTCTATCcatttcttttatgttatatataagttCTCCAAAGCAAAAGTGGCACTAGCATGTTGTTGTAACtcttaacaaatatataattagtatAAAAGATATTAGtgtataaaatttgatttagtaCTTAAAACTGTACTATTGGTTGAGTACTGGATACCCAGGAACATTAGGATATGCCAAGACTTCCAAATAGCTGTGTATTGACTCAGTCTTATCGTTGCTTTGTATCTTAGATCTTTCAAACTATTCACTTTCAGTCTTCATAAAAAGTTCAACTGcttattttattcttatctGTCTTGTCCAGGTATGTTGTTGAGAAAGATGTTAGAAACAATGTAGTTTTTGTCTCAAGAAATTACTTTTCATTTGACAAAAGAAGGCGGCTTTTTCGTGTTGGTTCCTTGAAATGGCTTAGTGGGTTGCCCCCAAATCACATCTCTCAGCTACGGTGCAAGGTAAAGTAGTGCGCTACTGATACCCATTATCGATTTTAGAGCGCCATAGAGTCTAGTATTTTAAGTAAAATATGGTTTCAAGCAAAATTATGCTTCATTCCTCATGGAACATTATCTGTCTAGCACTGGAACAGTTAAATCTCTGAAAACTTGTATTCTTCTAAGCATTTCTTACCTGACGATTTCAGGTGAGACATGGCCCTGGTTTTTATAATTGTAGCTTAACAATGGAATCTGGTAAAGATAGCCATGAAGATGTTGCAGTTGTCCACTTATCTGAAGATGACCAGGGCCTGGCAGCTGGTCAGTTTGCTGCCTTCTACCAGGGAAAAACTTGCTTGGGCTCAGGCATTATTTTGGAATCTTGGGATGATCAAGGGTTTCCTGTATGTGCAAAAGCTCTTGAAATTGCAAGAATGGAAGATAAATCACTACTTGGAAAACCAGTTAAGATAAAAGTGAAACCAGAGAAGACTCATTTTATGGAAGCCAATCAGAAAGGTGTTATTGAACTTAATAGAGGACAGAGTTCCCGAAGCGCCTCTGCTGCCATCAAACAACGCAGCCAAGCATCTCAAGGAGAAGTAATTTCCAGATTTCCCATGAAGTTGCTGCAAAAGTTTCGACAGAAGTGGTTatggtttttctaattttttttatgcaagCAATTAGGAGTTATACAGTCATGGAAAATTCTTAAACGGCAATACAGCAGAGATTTTGATACTTGGAAGTGTTGGCTTTGGTGATGTATAGAAGAAATTGGACAATTCATAATGTATAATGCAGTTTGTAATTGTAATGGGGTACATTATTTTCAAGCATTCTAATAATAAACTGCTTAGTCTGTGCCAATTTTGtgcattttattctttataattaGCTTCAAAATCTTTTCTCGTTTTTTAAAACGTCTTCAATGAGACAAGTGTGAGACCTCAACTGCGAAAAATTAGAGAAGAAATTGGCATTCGAGGcctagtttattattatttcttttggaTTTCAAAACgactaaaaaaatgaaatataatatatatatatatatatatttgaatcattcataaataatttcttaagAAATAAGTTTTgaattccaattttttattattatacatcATATATACTTGTACACACACAAATAACAAAGAAATAACGttattttcaaccaaaaaggaaaaagaaaaataattcataaattgaaaaagaaaatagaaaatggaaaatctaAAACCCCAAAATGTTCGAACGGATAAGCCTCTCTTCCCACTGTGTTCCATTTCAGTCTCCACATAACCGCCATACCTTCCCAAAAAGTGTTGAGAAGCAGAGAGCTCTCTCTCTCACTGACAATGGCTGCTGCTCTACAGTTGTTGTGCTACGGCTC includes:
- the LOC107412616 gene encoding nucleolar GTP-binding protein 1 is translated as MVQYNFKKITVVPNGKDFIDIILSRTQRQTPTVVHKGYAISRLRQFYMRKVKYTQQNFHEKLSTIIDEFPRLDDIHPFYSDLLHVLYNKDHYKLALGQINTARNLISKISKDYVKLLKYGDSLYRCKCLKVAALGRMCTVIKRIGPSLAYLEQIRQHMARLPSIDPNTRTILICGYPNVGKSSFINKITRADVDVQPYAFTTKSLFVGHTDYKYLRYQVIDTPGILDRPFEDRNIIEMCSITALAHLRAAVLFFLDVSGSCGYSIAQQAALFHSIKSLFMNKPLTIVCNKIDLQPLESIPEEDMKLVMEMKAEAMKTVIGQGGEPTNDEDVLLSMSTLTEDGVIAVKNAACERLLNQRVELKMKSKKINDCLNRFHVAIPKTRDQKERPPCIPQAVLEAKAKQAAEKVNRKTEKDLEEENGGAGVYSASLKKNYILANDEWKEDIMPEILDGHNVYDFVDVDILQRLEELEQEEGLRQAEEDDDDFEMDGKELTPEELRALAEIRKKKTLLIQQHRIKKSTAESRPTVPRKFDKDKEFTTKRMGRQLSALGLDPSLAINRARSKSRGRKRERSLDRGDTDGDVMDMDVDTPNKKQRLRSLSRSRSRSRSRPPTEVVPGEGFKDVAQKGKALKLAKKSVKKRNKDARRGEADRVIPTLKPKHLFSGKRSTGKTDRR
- the LOC107412608 gene encoding uncharacterized protein LOC107412608 isoform X1, giving the protein MARAVGVLRVVGVMAMPSSIPLKPHISFFHNRTSLFLRPLSAVSASVASSTELLTPNSIESFNISLQPYLSCCMPHKRFRVAVLVSGGVDSSVALRLLRAAGHSCTAFYLKIWFQEDFENFWSECPWEEDLKYAKAVCSQVDVPLEVVHLTDEYWENVVSYIIDEYRCGRTPNPDVLCNTRIKFGAFMDAISKMDFDYVASGHYANVIHSSRSQTDNITVLELSNDMVKDQTYFLSHLSQAQLKRLIFPLGCVSKEEVRKLATKFDLPNKDRKDSQGICFLGKIKFSEFVARQIGEKEGIILEAETGDLLGKHRGFWFYTIGQRQGLRLPGGPWYVVEKDVRNNVVFVSRNYFSFDKRRRLFRVGSLKWLSGLPPNHISQLRCKVRHGPGFYNCSLTMESGKDSHEDVAVVHLSEDDQGLAAGQFAAFYQGKTCLGSGIILESWDDQGFPVCAKALEIARMEDKSLLGKPVKIKVKPEKTHFMEANQKGVIELNRGQSSRSASAAIKQRSQASQGEVISRFPMKLLQKFRQKWLWFF
- the LOC107412608 gene encoding uncharacterized protein LOC107412608 isoform X2, which produces MARAVGVLRVVGVMAMPSSIPLKPHISFFHNRTSLFLRPLSAVSASVASSTELLTPNSIESFNISLQPYLSCCMPHKRFRVAVLVSGGVDSSVALRLLRAAGHSCTAFYLKIWFQEDFENFWSECPWEEDLKYAKAVCSQVDVPLEVVHLTDEYWENVVSYIIDEYRCGRTPNPDVLCNTRIKFGAFMDAISKMDFDYVASGHYANVIHSSRSQTDNITVLELSNDMVKDQTYFLSHLSQAQLKRLIFPLGCVSKEEVRKLATKFDLPNKDRKDSQGICFLGKIGEKEGIILEAETGDLLGKHRGFWFYTIGQRQGLRLPGGPWYVVEKDVRNNVVFVSRNYFSFDKRRRLFRVGSLKWLSGLPPNHISQLRCKVRHGPGFYNCSLTMESGKDSHEDVAVVHLSEDDQGLAAGQFAAFYQGKTCLGSGIILESWDDQGFPVCAKALEIARMEDKSLLGKPVKIKVKPEKTHFMEANQKGVIELNRGQSSRSASAAIKQRSQASQGEVISRFPMKLLQKFRQKWLWFF